GAGCTCAATCTTCGGGCGAAGGCGAGAGTGCTAGAACACACCCCAGAAGCTGAACTTACAGAGTACTATTTAAGGTACTTACATGACGAAAAAAATCTTAAAGCGGTTACCATTTGCTTTTCCAATCTGGAAGGGCGCTTCCACATGCTGGATTACGATAAGAAGTTCTTGCTAAAATCGTATAACAACCTCACCTTCGACGGCTCATCTATTCGCGGTTTTTCTGAAGTTCGAGAATCAGACTTAAGACTAGAAGTCGACTGGGGCTCATTGCGATGGCTGCCAACTGACGTCTTCGGTCCAGGTAAGGTAATTGCCTTTGGCCGCATTCGCGACCGAGATGGCTCAGTATACGTGTCCGATATGCGAAGCCGTTTGCAGGAGCTAACCAATAAACTTTGGGAAGACAACAAAACAGTTGCGAATGTAAGTGTTGAGATTGAGGGTTTTCTTTTTGAAGGCATCAACGCCGAGCAAAACTACATTTCAAGAAACGGCTTTAGCTTCGTTTCAAGCGGCGGGTATTACAATTCGTTGCCAAAAGATCCTTTGCGCATTTTCATAGATAGCTTTGCCGAAGCTCAACGCGCTATGGGCTTTGAAAATGAAAAAGATCACCCTGAAGTTGCGCCATCGCAGTTTGAACTTAACTATAATTTCTGTGATGCTTTAGTAGCAGCCGATCAAATTCAAATTTACAAACTACTAGCTAGACAAGTAGCCGCTAACCAAGGACGCACTGCTTGTTTCCTTCCAAAACCAGTTGCCAACATCAACGGTAGCGGAATGCACACTAATATGTCGATAGCTCGAGAGGGCCAAAACCTATTCCACAGCGCAGACGGCCAAGATGGCCTTTCCGAGTTTGCCTGGGGCTTTGTTGACCGCCTCCTAGCTAACGCTGGCGACTTGTGCTTGGTTATGAATTCAAGCGTAAACGCCTACCGCAGGCTAGATCCAAATTTTGAGGCACCTAACCAGATTAAATCGTCTGCTATTGACAGAACATCAATGGTGCGAATCCCATTGGCAAATAAGACGAGCGCACGCATAGAAGTGAGAACCGTCTCACCCGACGCTAATCCGTACCTCACAATTTACTCACTAATACGAACCGGGTTAGAGGGGAATATGGGTCAGCCTGGAGAGCATAGAGGACGCGGAGGTCAAGCCAAACTACTGCCGATTGACATTTATAGCGCGGTAGAAAAGTTTGAAGATAGCTCCTATCTAAAGGAGATACTTGGAGATGACACTCACAGAAAATATATGAACTTAAAAATTGCGTCTGCGGATCGCTGCCCACGAGAACTCGGAACTATTGTAAAAACTGAGGAAATACTTTTTCACCATGAGGTGACTAACCAGTACCTCTGGTCGCGATTCTAATAAGACATTTTATTACGCATGATTAAATAGCTGTTTTTTCTAGTATTTTATCGAAGTTTAAGTTGCTTGTATTAGTCGCGAGCTTGGGCTATGATTGGCCCCAAGTTTTCGCGCACACAGTTATCTATTTAGAAAGATGTCAGAGGAGCTGCTAACAAATTTTTCGAGCTTTCAGGCAAATTCCTTTGCCGTTCATTTGGATTGCTTTAGTGGGCCACTCGACTTATTACTACACCTAGTCCGTCGAGAGGAAGTGTCCATTGAAAAAGTAAACATGTCAAATATTGCAGATCAATATCTGCAGGTAATACACAGCGCAAAGGAGCTCGACTTAGATTTAGCAGCCGAATTCTTGGTCGTCGCAGCTACCTTGCTAGCAATTAAGAGTCAGCTATTGCTGCCAGCTTCGCAGGTAGCTGAAATTGCAGATGAAGAAGCCGAGGACAGCAGCGCTTACGAAGAACTGAGAGAAAGACTCCGACGTTATGAACAAACGAAACGCCAAGCTCAAGCATTGCGAAACATTCCCCAGCTTGGCGTCGACACATTTTCTCGATTAGATCGCTCACTGCTTAGACCAGATCCAGAAATTCTCGAATTATCACCAGACCCTCAGTCGCTAGGAGTGATGTTCGTTAAACTACTAGAAAGGATTGGCGAAACAGTCCGCTCTATTCGCATTCGCCTAGAACCGATTTCGGTTGTCGATTTCATGATGCGAATAATCAACACATTACAAGGACATACCCGCCCACTAACAGTTGTCCCTAAGACGTTCAGTGGGTTATTAAGCGCATTTAGGAAACGGTCGCCAATAAAAATCTTAGCAACACATGAGCTAGATGGCCGTGAAGCAGATATTCAGGATCGCCAGCTCATAGTCGGCACTTTTATTTCTATGCTCGAGTTGATAAAGAGAGGATTTTTGAGCGCCTCGCAGAGCGGCGAGATGAGCGATATTGATCTAAGTCTTCGCCTGCGGACCAATGAGGAGATAAACAATCTCGAGTTAGCAGAAGAAGATAGACAAGATCGACAAGTCGTTGGGATGTCGATCGCTTAAAACGACCTTCGTCATCTTAATTGCAGAACTAATTAACAGACATAACGGGGAGAACAAACAGCAGTGTTAGAAGAAAGTATTGGCAAGGACTCCTTGGTTCAGCGGATCGAGCTTTCAAGAGCCGCAGTTATCAGCGCCTTACTTTTTGTGTCCCCCAAACCGTTGACAGTAGAGACGATTGCGGAAGCTACCGATTCAGACATCGTAACAGTAGAGGAAATCCTAGAAGAGGTGCTCAGTTTATTCAAAGATGACGTACATGGCTTTTCTCTTCACGAGGTTGCCGGCGGATGGCAATTGCGCACTTCTACGCTTGCGGCAGATGCAGTAAAACGACTTATTCCACCAAGAGGCAAAAAGTTAAGCCGCGCGGCAGCCGAAACACTAGCGGTCATCGCGTACAAGCAACCGGTAGAACGAGCTGAAATTGAAAGCATTAGAGGAGTAGACGCTTTGCCTACTCTAAAAACACTTCTCGATGGAAAACTCATAAGAGTAGTCGGACGAGCAGAGACCGCGGGAACGCCAGCGCTGTACGGGACTACTATGACTTTTCTTGAGAAATTTGGCCTTAAAGATCTTTCTGACTTGCCATCGGGGCATGAACTCGAGGAACTGCTAGCAGAACCAGGCGAGGAAGAGGCTTTAGAAAACGAGAGCGCGTCTCAGTAACATTTATAGCATTTACAAAAAGGATTTTTGTAAATGCTATAAACAGCAAGTGCGTAAGCACTTGCCAATAAACAACAAATACCGTTTCAAAAAAGTAAAATATTTAACTTACTTTTTGGAAACGGTATAGAACAACAACTTTAACGACAAACTCTTGACAAAGCAGCGACTTCAAAAAGTTATCGCCCGAGCTGGTATCTGCTCAAGGCGCAAAGCCGAAGATTACATTGCAAACGGACGCGTAAGCGTAAACGAAAAGGTAGTTTGCGAACCTGGAACAAGCGTCGATCCAGAAACTGATTTAATTTGCGTCGACGGCAAAGAACTCAGAGCTACTCCAACAGTTCTCTACCGATTTTACAAACCAAGAGATGTAATTACGTCAATGCAGGACACACATGGACGAAAAACCGTAGGCGACTTCGCTCGGCAATTGCCGACACGAGTATTTCCAGTTGGACGACTAGATAGAGACGTAACTGGATTACTCCTACTAACTAACGACGGAGAATTTGCGCAGCGAATGCTTCACCCACGCTTTTCAGTTCCACGCACCTACTACGCCGTTGTTCCGGGAAAACCCAAACAAGAAGTATTTACGCGCCTAAAACGGGGCTTAGAACTAGATTGTGGTTTCGGCTGCGTTTTAGATGCGCATGCAGTTAAAGCTTCTAAGAGAACTATAGAGTTATTCGGTAACATCGAGCGTGACTCAAGCATCATTTCTGTCACGGTGACACTAGGAAGAAAACATTTTGTTAAAAAAATCCTAGCCGCTGTAGGCTACCCAGTGAAACAATTATGCCGAGTCTCCTTTGGCCCCTACTTTTTGGGCAATCTTCGACCGGGCGAAATCGTCAAAGAAAGCATAAACACCTCTATAATTGAAGCGATTTGACGCGGCAGTTACGAAGCTAACGCGTTCACCTAGCTACATCTTCGCATCGCTTAATTCTACATAACGGCACTTATGACTCACACAAGACACTACTCCCGAACCACAAGCAGGAACTCCACCTAACTCAGTGCACATTACTTCTACGCAATCAAACCTCGCGCGAAAGTCATCATAGCGATCCTTGTTTACAGCTACGTCCTGCCCGCCATTGGCACAATCGCAGCAACCGTTAACAGCTTTCACGCAATCAGCATCCTCTCCGCAAGACTGATACCGACCCAACTCGAACTGGCTTAACGGTTCGGCAGTCTTCCCATCATCCTCCACATCGCCCCAAACAAAATTTAGCGGCACCAGGCAGCTTAAGATTAAAATAGCCACACTCTTGAATATTGTTTTCATATACCGTTACATCCTAACAAAGAGAAATTCCAAACCAGCCTATCCTCACTAACTAGTGAACATCATCGCTTTGGCTGCTTGGATTTTCCGCCCGCGTAACTACCTGCACCTTTGGCACCCTGGCACCAAACATTTTGTGCAAAACAACCGACGCCACTATTATAAACCAATAAACTACAAAACTCCACAAAGCCACGTCGATTCGGTTAAAACCACAAGCCATTCCAATTCCAGCAGCTAGCCATATCATGGAAGCCGTTGAAATACCCTGCACGCGCCGATCGCTTAAAAATATTACTCCACCGCCAACAAAACCAATACCCGTTACAATTCCAGCCGCTACTCGAGTTGGATCATACTGGCCTTCCAATGGGTGACCTGCGACTTGCACAGAAAGCAGTGAAAAAAGGCAGCTCCCCGCGCAAATCATAGAAAAAGTCCTCACCGAAGCAGCCTTTCGACGATAAGCTCGCTCAGTCCCCAAAGACAAACCCAATAGCGCCGCAAGCAGTAGCTGCTGCACGTAATCAGGCAATACAAATGAATGCCCCAAAATAGTTAAAACTCTAGCTACAAACACTGTTCTCTCTTTAGCCCCTTCTCATTCTCTACTCAAAACCTCACATAGTTTCTTAGCGCCACACATCGCAGCACCCCATAACCCGCTCTCCTCATCGACAATTAAATAAACCGGAATTGTGCTTAAAAGCTCATTATGCCTAGGAGAGCTTACAAACTCTTCTCGAAACGCCGGGTGCTTGACTAATTGAGGAACTTTAGCCGCTACGCCACCGGCAATAAAAACTCCCCCTAGTGCTAGAGTATCTAGCGCAAAATTTCTACATACTCGACCATAAAAACGCGACGCCCACAAAAGCGTTTCATTATGGTCTGCAAAACGAGCACTTACTTCAGATGGTTCTAGACACTCGCCAGTAAGAAACTCATGAATGCGGGATAGTCCCTTGCCCGATATCACTTCATTGCACGTTAGGTAATCGGCAGCAGTTCTTGTCAAGACAAATTGAGCAAACTCTAACTCTCTCCTGGACTGAAGCGGAAAAGTGATATGTCCTCCCTCAGAAGGAACCACGATATAGTTTCCACCCTCTCTAACCGCAACTATGGCTTTTCCCAAATTGCTTCCTGCCCCAATAACAGCAATAGTTGCATCTCGTCTCGCCTTTCCATCGACAACTTGCGTAGCCATTTGCGCGATTGGAGACTTACAGGCATAAGCCTGGGCTACAAAATCGTTAATTAAACAATATCGTGAAAAACCATAGTCGCGCTCGGCACACGAAAAATCGATTTCCCAAGAAATATAAGGTGGCTTGCAGTAGACTCCGTCCTCAATCGGACCAGCAACACCAATGGAAACTATATCAGCCTCCTTTGGCGTAAGAGAAAAATCGCTCTCAGCCAAGTTATGCAGTAACCCCGCAAACGAGTTCTGCTCACTGGTTCTTAGCCATTTGCTACTTAAGAGTTTTATTCCTTCATCGCTTGTCCTAAAATGCGCAAATCTACAGCTCGTTGCGCCAATATCCGCAGCAAGAATTTCACTACTCATAACTCTTGTAACCACCAAAACAAATTCCTTAAAAGAGAAGCTTACAGCAATCGAATATGCCCATGCATAGCAGCAATGTGATCCAGAATATATCTAAGCTAATTAAACCGTCCAACAAAAAAACTAAGTCTTTCTTATGTGTTAAAAGGCGTCAGCTTTGGCATCTGGCTAAGGCGTCAAATAGCAATTATAATAAATACTATGCCAAGAACTAAAATTATTAACGAAACAGACATTCTCACAGAAGATAACATTGATGTTAAAGAGCCACCTATGTATCGAGTCATTTTATTAAATGACGACTATACAAGCATGGATTTCGTGCTTCTTATACTTAAAAGCATTTTTAGAAAAAGCTCTGAGGAAGCAACTCGCTTGATGCTGACAGTGCATAATCACGGGTCTGCAACTGCTGGACTTTACACTAAAGAAGTGGCCGAAACTAAAATAGCAATGGTGCATCAGATTGCTCGTGAACATGAGTTTCCTTTAAAATGCCAAATGGAACCAATTTAATATGCTGGAACCAGCCGTAGAAAAGCTCTTACAGGACGCAACTCAGGAGGCAATCACTCGCTCTAACGAGCTGGTCTGTCTCGAGCACTTGCTCTATGCCATGCTAGAAGACGGCGAAGTAGCAGCTATCATTGAACACTGCGGAGCTCAGATAGCAGAAATAAGAAATAAGCTAGAAAGATTTTTTGACACTAAACTCGAGTCGACGCCTCCGTTTATGTCACTAGAGCCACAACAATCCCTTGCCTTTCAAAGAGTCCTCCAGAGAGCCATTTTGCACGTGCGTTACTCTAGCAAGGATAAAGTCTCACCGGGAGATGTGTTGGCTGCAATTTTTACCGAGACCGATAGCCACGCCGTCTATTTTTTGCGCCAGGCAAATATATCCCGCCTCGACGTACTCGAGTGCATATCGCATGGCCCTGTTAGCACAAGCGACTTCAGCGATAGATACGACCACGTGGACGAAGGCGATGAATCGCTAAACCTTAGCGACCGGCGGGCAAGTCCTTTGGAACAGTTCGCAATCGATCTAAACCAAAAGGCTCGCGATGAAAAAATAGATCCCCTTATAGGACGCGACAAAGAGATTAGTCGCTTAGTGCATGTTCTTTGTCGGCGCAACAAAAATAATCCCATATTGGTTGGCGATCAGGGCGTTGGCAAGACTGCGATTGTTGAAGGATTCGCCCGAAAACTAGTAGCCGGAGAAGTTCCCAAGCATTTGTCCACATGTCAAATTTTCGCACTCGATCTAGGGGCACTGCTTGCCGGGACGAAATATAGAGGCGATTTCGAGGCCCGCTTTAAGGCAGTCATTCAGGCATTAGAGAAAATTCCAAACGCCATTCTCTTCATTGACGAAATTCACACCGTAGTCGGTGCGGGAGCGACCTCCGGTGGCACGATGGATGCGGCCAATCTGCTTAAACCAATACTTTCCTCACGCGAGCTTCGGATTGTCGGCAGCACGACATATGAGGAATATAAGAACGTCTTTGAGAAGGATCGAGCCCTTGCTAGGCGTTTTTCGAGAATTGAGATTTTAGAACCGAGCGTAACAGACGCGATTGAAATTCTAAAGGGCCTTAAATCGCGCTTTGAGGCACATCACCATGTGCGGTATTCGCTTTCCGCAATCAAAGGCTGCGCAGAGCTATCCGAAAAATACCTCCGCGAACGCCTATTGCCCGATAAGGCCATTGATGTCATGGACGAAGCAGGGGCAGCGCTACGCCTATCGTCATCAGACGAAAGAGAGCGAATCGTTCGTTTGTCACATATAGAGAAAGTCATTTCCGATATGGCTCGAATACCAGCGCAGACCGTTAGCACTACTGAGGCAGATAAACTTAAAAACTTAGAAACTAACCTAAAGCAAGTTGTTTTCGGGCAGGACCGCGCCATTGCAGCTTTGGCTCAAGCAATTAGGCGTGCACGAGCCGGGCTTTCGCAAGAAAACAAGCCAGTTGGGTCGTTCTTGTTCGTCGGCCCAACTGGCGTAGGCAAGACGGAAGTGAGCAGGCAGCTAGCGGAGATCCTGGGCGTTGAGTTAGTGCGCTTTGACATGAGCGAGTATATGGAGAAGCACTCCGTTGCGCGTCTCATCGGAACACCCCCGGGGTATGTTGGCTTTGAACAAGGTGGACTGCTCACGGATGCGATAATGCGAAATCCGCACTCGGTACTTCTGTTAGACGAGATTGAAAAAGCCCATCCAGATCTATTCAATATTCTGCTCCAAGTCATGGATCACGCCACACTTACGGATCACAACGGCAAGAAGGCATGTTTTCGCAACGCGATTATAATCATGACATCAAATGTCGGCTCCGAGAATTTAAGTGGCCAAGCTATAGGCTTTGGCAACGAAGCTAGACAAGTGGATCAAAGCTCGATAAACAAGACATTTCGTCCAGAATTTAGAAATCGCCTGGACATGGTGGTAAAATTTGAGCCTCTTAAACCAGAAACGGTAGAGCATATCGTAGACAAGTTTATTGCCGAAATAGATAGCAAACTTCTAAACAAGAAAGCCTCTATTGTCGTAACCCCTGAAGCGCGCTCGTGGCTAGCAAGGCAGGGTTATAGCCCGGAATATGGGGCACGTTCCATTCACCGCTTGATTCAAGAAAAAATTAAAGACCCACTGGCCGACGAACTGCTGTTTGGCCAATTGAGACAAGGCGGCCTAGTCACCGTAAGACTTGAAGGAGAAGATATTAAACTCGCCGTTGAACAAAACGCCGAGAAAAAAGCAACTGTTAAAAGTTAGCAATACAAGACGCGATAGACCAGTGATTCACAGATTAAAAAATGCCTTCATCTGATCCATAAGGACATCAAACTGCTCGTCTTCAATTAAGTCGAGCCTATATTCATTAATTACCCTTATCATAATGTGATCATTCCACTCATCCCAGGCTTCTTTGGAAACTTTCTCGAAAATCTCCCGACCAAGCTCGCCCTCGATAGGAACTGATTCCAAACCGGGCAGCTCTTTGCCATAACGACTACAAATGACAACTCGCTCAGACATATAAATATTATTCCCTTATAATTCAAGCATCAGTTATATCATTTACATACTATCTAGCTCAAACAGAAAAGTCTAGTATCTCAAAACATCGCATTGGCATCCTAACGCATATACATAATCACTTAGAAAAAAACATGTCGATAGTGAAATTAATTGGAGCACCCTATGACGTTGGTTGCAGATCGGAAACTGCTACAGCAATAGATCAAAAAAACGGCCCAAAAGCACTGCGCAGCGCAATCAGTCGAATGACTCGTGGATTGAATGTGCCACTTGATTTTGACGATGTCGGCGACATTATTTGCGACAACACAGTTCTAGCAGTATTAAAAAGCGTCGAGGAAACATTTTTAAGAGTTCACTTAAAAAAAGCTCTGCCGCTAATTATTGGCGGAGCACACACTCTGACACTCGGCGCACTGCGTGCAGCAAAAAAAATAAACCCTAAATTTTCCCTAATTTACATCGACGCCCATGGGGATATAATGCCTCACAGTGAAATTAATTATGGTTCTTTTCTGCACTATGCGATTAAAGAAAAAACTATCTTACCTCAGCAGATAGGCTTTGTAGGCACTAGACTTCTAGAACGCGAAGAATTGGAGACGATAGGTAGAGAAAACATTTTCAACCTGACTTCCCTATCCGTCGAAGAATACGGAATCGTTAGCACAATTGAGAAGATAAAAGCATCGCTCCCTACACCCTACTACATAAGCATAGACCTAGATTCATTAGACCCAAGCGTAGCTCCTGGCGTGTCCGCACCATATCCTGGCGGCCTAAGCTTCCGCGAGCTATTATTCCTGACTAGAGAACTTACAAAATGCCACGTCCTAGGAATAGATATAGTTGAACTTTCTCCCATAAACGACATCAATAATCAAACCGCAAATCTTGCCGCCACACTTGTGCTGTCTCTCGCAACTACAGTGTGTTCAATATCTAGATAGCAGCTTGTGCTACGCTAAGTCACTGATATTACAGATCTAAAAAGCGGGATCGCAAAAATAAGCACTAATTAGCGTCAAAATATAAAGCTTATGGATTTTATGCCGATTAGGTATAATTAAGACTCGTCTGAGCCTTAGATCCGTTGGAGATCGATAGGGAAAGTTTCGTTTTTTTAAATGTAGCTCTGCTCTGACTCAGTCTAATTTCGCTAGAATAGGTATGAAATAATGTCGCTTACCATTCAGTCAAATATAAACTCCCTTAAAGCTAATAAGGAGTTAAATAAGCAAGAAGCTGCATTAAAAAAGAGCTTCGAAAAGCTTTCTACGGGAAAAGAGATCAACAAAGCTTCTGATAATCCGGCAGCGCTTGCCATTGCCATGGAGCTTCTCACCGACGCTGACACGTCGACGGTTGCGGCGCGAAATATTAGCGATGCTGTATCCGTTACCAATATCGTGGATAGCTCTTTAGAAACTGCTAGCGACATAACTTTGCGAATGAGGGAACTCGCAACTCAAGCCTCAAACGGAACATATAGCAATGAACAAAGAGAAGCACTAAATGACGAATTTCAGTCTCTTTCTGCAGAATTGGATCGAATTGCTCAAACCACTGAATTTAACGACCAACAATTACTGAGCACCGATGGCAGCATCTCTTTGCAAATCGGAACAGATGGAGATGTGTCCTCACAGATTTCTTTACCGCTTAAAGCCGTAAGCAGCTCCTCCCTTGGTTTAGGGAGCACAGATATCTCAACTCAGGCAAATGCTACGCAGGCTCTCTCTAGCATTGAGTCTGCAAGCGAAACGCTAACTGATGCCCGTAGCGACGTGAATGTAGTAGCAAACCAACTAAGTTTTACCTTTGAAAGCCTTCAAGTCTCTGAACAAAACAAAAGAGACGCGGCGAGTCGAATACTAGATGCAGACATAGCGACGGAAAGTGCTAATCTTGTAACAAATCAGATTCGTGAAAAGGCAGCCCTGGCAGTTAAAGCACAAGCGAATATCATGCCCGAACTCGCTCTAAAACTCCTAAGCTAACTTCTTAAGCAGCTTAACGCTATTTCCCTTATCATTAAACAAAACCTGGTCAAACTCCTTATTTACCATCGCTAACCCGCGACCGTGTAGCTTTAGCAACACGGTTGGATCTACAATAGGTTCTGGGACATCTTGCCAATTAAACCCTTCACCATCGTCCTCAACCACACAGCAGAACTCTGTAGGGCTAATATCAACTATCACTCTAATCTTTAATCCATGCGCTATCGCACGCGAGCTGCGTTCACTAAGAAGCTGTTCAAACGCATCATTCTCCAGAGCCGCAGTCTTTTCTTCATAGCTAATGCCTAAATTTCCGTGCTCTAGTGCATTGCGAAGCACTTCTGAGATTACCACCTCCACACGACCTAACTCGCGATAAGAAATGAGGCCGTTTAGCAAACTAGATATTATTTTAACCGTAGGGGTAATTATCTTACTAGAGCTAATTAAACATAGCTCAAGTCGCGCATGATCAAATATGTCACAAGCTGTCTTACAACCCATTCCATTTCCATAAGGGATATTGGTCGGGGTGAGAGGATTTGAACCTCCGGCCCACGGTTCCCAAAACCGTTGCGCTACCAGGCTGCGCTACACCCCGTAATTCCGATTCCGCTGGCAAACAAACCTATTTCTCTCATATTAACTTTAATGTCAAATACATTCATTCGTAACTTTGGCAAACAATCTCTCAGCCGCCATGGCACGGAATCCTTTCTCGCATGTAACTTCGAACTCGACTTGAGCGAGCGTAGCGTTTAGACTGTCGATCCAAACAATCGGATCATAGCCAAAACCCCCATTCCCCAGGGGTTTATCTAAAATGCACCCCTTAAGCGAGGATTGAACTTCGAACTTCTTCCCATCCGGGAAAAGCAATACCAGCGCGCAAACGTAATGAGCAGTTCTGTTCTTATTACCAGTCTCAACTTCGACCAATTTTAGTTCGTCAACGAGCGCCGTCATGCGCTCTGTATAAGTAGCATTTACACCTAGATAGCGAGCCGATCTTAGACCGGGTCGACCGCCCAAAGCTTCAACTTCTAAACCAGAATCGTCCCCAATAGCCGCCATGCCCGTAAAATTAAGAGCCGCAACTGCTTTTAAGAAGGCGTTCTCCATGTATGAACTGCCAGACTCAATAATTTCGGGCATGGGTCCCAGGTTCTTAATTTTGCAGGCAGCATCTAAGGAAATCAGCTTAACTCCAAAGCGCCTTGCTACAGCATTTAATTCCAAATACTTATGATTATTCGTCGTCGCCACGACGATGGGATCTTGCTCAAGGGATAAGGCTGTACGGAAACTCATATAAGAATTTATAGCTAACGCTTGTTTCTCACTGGAGAGATCACTATACT
The window above is part of the Deltaproteobacteria bacterium genome. Proteins encoded here:
- a CDS encoding flagellin FliC, translated to MSLTIQSNINSLKANKELNKQEAALKKSFEKLSTGKEINKASDNPAALAIAMELLTDADTSTVAARNISDAVSVTNIVDSSLETASDITLRMRELATQASNGTYSNEQREALNDEFQSLSAELDRIAQTTEFNDQQLLSTDGSISLQIGTDGDVSSQISLPLKAVSSSSLGLGSTDISTQANATQALSSIESASETLTDARSDVNVVANQLSFTFESLQVSEQNKRDAASRILDADIATESANLVTNQIREKAALAVKAQANIMPELALKLLS
- a CDS encoding ATP-binding protein, with protein sequence MGCKTACDIFDHARLELCLISSSKIITPTVKIISSLLNGLISYRELGRVEVVISEVLRNALEHGNLGISYEEKTAALENDAFEQLLSERSSRAIAHGLKIRVIVDISPTEFCCVVEDDGEGFNWQDVPEPIVDPTVLLKLHGRGLAMVNKEFDQVLFNDKGNSVKLLKKLA
- a CDS encoding non-canonical purine NTP pyrophosphatase; amino-acid sequence: MSFRTALSLEQDPIVVATTNNHKYLELNAVARRFGVKLISLDAACKIKNLGPMPEIIESGSSYMENAFLKAVAALNFTGMAAIGDDSGLEVEALGGRPGLRSARYLGVNATYTERMTALVDELKLVEVETGNKNRTAHYVCALVLLFPDGKKFEVQSSLKGCILDKPLGNGGFGYDPIVWIDSLNATLAQVEFEVTCEKGFRAMAAERLFAKVTNECI